A section of the Methanosarcina mazei S-6 genome encodes:
- a CDS encoding IS1 family transposase encodes MTDEDSEECGDVYSLTAIKSDTRLLLSHHEGKRSAEDAIELFKEVEKMRSTSSPIPVFTSDDWDAFEEALINVYGKIELPQYKGIGRKPLPKLVPPDDLKYVKVLKKKVKNYVVETVQRIIFGDPDEIFEMLGADADSYIGTSYAERINLTIRTSLARFIRKGMNFSKTKRMHQKAIDLFQAWYNFIKPHKSLRLKIDSGNRKWFQRTPAMAEGITDHIWSLKELLTFRVPVQ; translated from the coding sequence GTGACTGACGAGGATTCTGAAGAGTGTGGGGATGTGTATTCACTTACAGCAATCAAAAGTGACACAAGATTGCTCCTTTCTCATCATGAAGGAAAACGTAGTGCTGAGGATGCTATAGAGTTATTTAAAGAAGTTGAGAAGATGCGTTCCACATCTTCTCCTATTCCTGTATTTACCTCAGATGATTGGGATGCCTTTGAAGAAGCACTTATAAACGTTTATGGTAAAATCGAGTTGCCACAATACAAAGGTATCGGAAGAAAACCGCTACCTAAACTGGTTCCACCTGACGATTTAAAATATGTCAAAGTATTGAAGAAAAAGGTAAAAAATTATGTAGTTGAAACAGTTCAACGTATCATCTTTGGAGATCCTGATGAGATATTCGAAATGCTTGGAGCTGATGCGGATAGTTATATTGGAACTTCTTATGCAGAAAGGATTAACCTTACGATAAGGACATCTCTTGCAAGATTTATAAGAAAAGGAATGAATTTCAGTAAAACCAAAAGGATGCATCAGAAAGCTATTGATTTATTCCAGGCATGGTATAACTTTATAAAACCTCATAAGTCTCTAAGGCTAAAAATAGATTCTGGAAACAGAAAATGGTTTCAAAGGACTCCAGCTATGGCAGAAGGAATAACTGATCACATATGGAGTTTAAAGGAACTATTAACATTTAGAGTTCCTGTTCAATAA
- a CDS encoding DEAD/DEAH box helicase, translated as MEISCLLNEIKASIRYENQIVHIEETPARDACYAPLELEVRIKAALSGTGIEALYSHQAEAIEKVREGKDLVLCTSTASGKSLTYMIPVFEAVLKDPEATSLYISPLNALVNDQLKAFLEFEGALNSGAGIARYTGALSADQKRKIRDGKTNIVFTNPEMVHMSFLAWHHLWRRFFSNLRFIVVDESHYYRGVIGSNMANVLRRLLRVAEYYGASPQFICCSATIGNPEDHTETLLGREAVVVENNGSLQGPQKFVFWNPPLYMNGRGCTVRRSSFSEASALFTRAVQAGLQTLAFTRSRQGVERMYRTCMELLRDRELPSAICPYRSGYFDREREEIERKMNSGELRGVISTNALELGIDIGGLDVCILDGYPGTVMSARQQAGRAGRSGNESLVLMVAGTNALDQYYMRNPADFFARSSENAVLNPKNPYILAGHLLCAAKEIPLRESDEKYFGGGYSRVVELLEAEGLLAGSDMKYSTDPFPYKQVSLRGIDNNTYSLLAFEGERSFPIEKDIEETLAFRECHPGAVYIHRGESFYINRIDHEKREIHAIKTHDSYYTKPMIDSSVVVQETYAAKPLLHAPEVEVGLGEVEVTDRIAGYRKIRTHSDETMSAHEIEMPPITLQTVALWLKLPDRLQEMIGDHKLDFAGGIHAVEHAIISMYPLHLLVDRSDVGGVSTPSHPDLGSKSGIFIYDGHRGGVGYAEKGYDLIEEVLEGTLKAIESCPCESGCPGCIQSPKCGNNNEPLDKHAAIMLLHELLGKAPYIPPEKKEKHLSEARARKTIPQERKSSGDALDRVRRQLRRENINQEPQAGKEKKEKTFIATDENGGMIGVVSAPTPEKAAAKTFHKKLAGQQGATKEKPLEIRIRDLGAGSDYHFRAWTELFEAAENGDPESKEKKAVKKLFIRKMS; from the coding sequence ATGGAAATTTCCTGCCTGCTGAATGAAATAAAAGCTTCCATCCGCTATGAAAACCAGATAGTCCATATTGAAGAAACACCAGCAAGGGATGCATGTTATGCGCCTCTTGAACTGGAAGTACGGATAAAAGCTGCACTTTCAGGCACAGGAATTGAAGCCCTTTATTCCCATCAGGCTGAAGCTATAGAAAAGGTAAGGGAAGGAAAAGACCTGGTGCTCTGTACAAGCACGGCAAGCGGAAAATCCCTTACTTACATGATACCTGTTTTTGAAGCTGTCCTGAAGGACCCTGAGGCTACTTCCCTTTATATTTCTCCCCTGAACGCCCTTGTAAATGACCAGCTAAAAGCTTTCCTCGAATTTGAAGGTGCATTAAATTCCGGTGCAGGCATAGCCCGCTATACAGGTGCTCTGAGCGCGGACCAGAAGAGAAAAATCAGGGATGGAAAGACGAATATTGTGTTTACGAACCCTGAGATGGTGCACATGAGTTTTCTTGCCTGGCACCACCTGTGGAGGCGCTTTTTTTCAAACCTCAGGTTTATTGTTGTTGATGAGAGCCATTACTACAGGGGAGTTATAGGGAGCAATATGGCAAACGTGCTGAGAAGGCTCCTCAGGGTTGCGGAATATTACGGGGCTTCCCCGCAGTTTATCTGCTGCTCGGCGACTATAGGGAACCCTGAAGACCACACTGAAACCCTTCTGGGAAGGGAAGCCGTGGTGGTTGAAAATAACGGGTCTTTACAGGGGCCCCAGAAGTTTGTGTTCTGGAACCCGCCTCTTTACATGAACGGGAGAGGATGCACAGTAAGGAGAAGCAGCTTTTCCGAAGCCTCTGCCCTTTTCACGCGAGCAGTCCAGGCAGGACTCCAGACACTGGCTTTTACCCGGTCAAGGCAGGGTGTGGAGAGGATGTACAGGACCTGCATGGAACTTTTAAGGGACCGGGAGCTTCCCTCTGCAATCTGCCCTTACAGGAGCGGATATTTTGACCGGGAAAGAGAAGAAATCGAAAGGAAAATGAATTCGGGAGAGCTCAGAGGCGTTATTTCCACAAATGCCCTCGAACTCGGGATAGATATAGGGGGGCTTGATGTCTGCATCCTTGACGGCTATCCGGGAACGGTAATGAGTGCAAGGCAGCAGGCAGGAAGGGCGGGCCGGAGCGGGAATGAAAGCCTTGTCCTGATGGTAGCCGGGACAAATGCCCTCGACCAGTACTATATGCGAAACCCGGCTGACTTTTTTGCAAGAAGCAGTGAAAACGCCGTTCTTAACCCCAAAAATCCCTACATCCTTGCAGGGCACCTGCTCTGCGCAGCAAAAGAAATACCTCTCAGGGAATCGGATGAAAAGTATTTTGGCGGCGGATACTCAAGAGTTGTTGAACTCCTGGAAGCGGAAGGGCTGCTTGCTGGTAGTGACATGAAATATTCTACCGATCCTTTCCCTTATAAACAGGTCTCCCTGAGGGGAATAGATAATAATACTTACTCTCTGCTCGCCTTTGAGGGGGAAAGGAGCTTTCCGATAGAAAAAGACATTGAAGAGACCCTGGCTTTCCGGGAGTGCCATCCGGGTGCAGTCTACATTCACAGGGGAGAATCCTTTTACATAAACAGGATAGACCATGAGAAAAGGGAAATTCACGCTATAAAGACGCACGACAGCTATTATACAAAACCGATGATAGACTCGTCAGTCGTGGTCCAGGAGACTTATGCAGCAAAACCTCTTCTGCACGCCCCTGAGGTGGAGGTAGGGCTTGGGGAAGTTGAGGTAACGGACAGGATAGCAGGTTACAGGAAAATAAGGACCCACAGCGACGAGACGATGAGCGCTCATGAAATTGAAATGCCTCCCATTACCCTCCAGACTGTCGCGCTCTGGCTCAAACTGCCCGACAGGCTGCAGGAAATGATAGGAGACCATAAACTTGATTTTGCAGGAGGGATCCATGCTGTTGAACATGCAATAATTTCCATGTACCCCCTGCACCTGCTTGTGGACAGGAGCGATGTAGGAGGGGTTTCAACTCCTTCTCATCCTGACCTTGGGAGTAAAAGCGGGATCTTCATATATGACGGACACAGGGGAGGAGTCGGGTATGCCGAAAAAGGTTATGACCTGATTGAAGAGGTACTGGAAGGCACCTTAAAAGCCATTGAAAGCTGCCCCTGTGAAAGTGGCTGCCCTGGCTGTATACAGTCCCCCAAATGTGGGAACAATAATGAACCTCTAGATAAACACGCGGCAATAATGCTCCTGCACGAGCTCCTTGGAAAAGCCCCCTATATCCCACCCGAGAAAAAAGAAAAGCACCTTTCTGAAGCCAGAGCCCGGAAAACAATCCCGCAGGAAAGAAAAAGTTCAGGAGATGCCCTTGACAGGGTAAGAAGGCAGCTCAGGAGGGAGAATATAAATCAGGAGCCTCAGGCAGGGAAGGAAAAAAAGGAAAAGACTTTCATTGCCACGGATGAAAATGGGGGAATGATCGGAGTTGTTTCAGCCCCTACCCCGGAAAAAGCCGCAGCAAAAACATTTCATAAGAAACTCGCAGGGCAACAGGGAGCCACAAAAGAAAAGCCTTTAGAGATAAGGATCAGAGACCTTGGAGCAGGCAGTGATTATCATTTCAGGGCATGGACCGAGCTTTTTGAAGCCGCAGAAAACGGGGATCCTGAAAGTAAAGAGAAAAAAGCAGTCAAAAAATTGTTTATTCGAAAAATGAGCTGA
- a CDS encoding LemA family protein gives MITEILIIAVIILGLLFVIIYNDLIKQRNRVENAWAQIEVQLKRRYDLIPNLVETVKGYAGHEKTLLENVTKARAAVMSANGVNETAEASNYLSSTLRSLFAVAENYPDLKANQNFLQLQKDLMDTENKIAYARQFYNDTVMKYNISIQTIPKNIVASLSGFGKKDLFETPQAERETPKVEF, from the coding sequence ATGATAACAGAAATTCTAATAATAGCAGTAATAATTCTCGGTTTGCTCTTCGTTATAATTTATAATGACCTTATAAAACAGAGAAACAGGGTAGAAAACGCCTGGGCCCAGATAGAGGTACAGCTTAAAAGGCGTTATGACCTTATCCCTAACCTTGTAGAGACCGTAAAAGGGTATGCAGGGCACGAAAAGACCCTTTTGGAAAATGTTACAAAAGCCAGGGCTGCTGTAATGTCTGCAAACGGTGTCAATGAAACAGCAGAAGCATCAAATTACCTGTCCTCAACCCTCAGGTCTCTGTTTGCAGTTGCGGAAAATTATCCCGACCTTAAAGCTAACCAGAACTTTTTGCAGCTCCAGAAAGACCTCATGGATACCGAAAACAAAATAGCCTATGCAAGGCAGTTTTATAATGATACTGTTATGAAGTACAATATCAGCATCCAGACGATCCCCAAAAACATCGTCGCATCTCTCTCGGGATTCGGAAAGAAAGACTTATTCGAAACCCCGCAGGCAGAAAGGGAAACTCCGAAAGTTGAATTCTGA
- a CDS encoding RNA-binding protein has product MIHHIIMRVIAHATEDTSRVREALDFFLSGAGVKEGSKLIEELQAEGHHGNPITILSVQLKRKAECLKFARFIRENFSEEDVEMLREEMPERLDDDLVFHLRFDKQAAYLQQVKLTGSSDAITAKVKIETYPKNREKAGAIVEELFG; this is encoded by the coding sequence GTGATTCACCACATAATAATGCGTGTGATCGCCCACGCAACCGAAGACACATCCAGAGTCCGCGAGGCTCTGGATTTTTTTTTATCAGGTGCCGGCGTAAAAGAAGGGAGTAAACTCATAGAAGAGCTCCAGGCTGAAGGGCACCATGGAAATCCCATTACTATTCTTAGCGTGCAGCTTAAAAGGAAGGCAGAATGCCTGAAATTTGCCCGTTTTATCCGGGAAAACTTTTCCGAAGAAGACGTGGAAATGCTCAGGGAAGAAATGCCTGAAAGGCTGGACGATGACCTGGTCTTTCACCTCCGCTTCGACAAGCAGGCGGCATACCTCCAGCAGGTAAAACTGACCGGTTCCTCGGATGCAATCACTGCAAAGGTCAAGATCGAGACCTACCCGAAGAACAGGGAAAAAGCCGGAGCCATAGTGGAGGAATTATTTGGGTAA
- a CDS encoding nucleotidyltransferase family protein, whose product MPSQELKDAEYYMKILRQHMPELRDKYSVNYLGVFGSYIRGEQTEDSDLDVLVQFDKKPGLLKYIELENYLSDLLGIKVDLVMKSALKPNIGKRILNEVEAL is encoded by the coding sequence ATGCCTTCCCAAGAGCTAAAAGACGCAGAATATTATATGAAAATATTAAGGCAACATATGCCTGAGTTAAGAGATAAATATAGTGTAAACTACCTTGGAGTTTTTGGCTCTTATATTCGGGGGGAGCAGACAGAAGATAGTGACCTTGATGTTCTGGTTCAGTTTGATAAGAAACCAGGACTGCTGAAATATATTGAGCTGGAAAATTATTTGAGCGACCTTTTAGGAATAAAGGTTGACCTGGTAATGAAGAGCGCACTCAAACCCAATATAGGAAAGCGCATCCTGAATGAGGTTGAAGCTCTATGA
- a CDS encoding NAD(P)/FAD-dependent oxidoreductase, whose amino-acid sequence MSNEGRAVEKEKIKSAYDVVIIGAGPAGMFAAYELAAGKMEILVIDMGRDIDKRSCPMKALSYCKHCAPCEIMCGVGGCGTFSDGTLNLRPDIGGDLAALTGDQTEAWELVDRVDKVFLKFGAPQTALLTEGPEVEELKRRAASVGARFIEIKQRHIGSDNAPALIGRFKQDLVDKGVDFLIETEVHDLLIEGKECKGVILSGGRVIRANYVLLSPGRRGCNWVSEMIEKHDLKARYGGIDIGVRVEVPAIIMDPVTKINRDPKFHIQSRRYDDFVRTFCTNRRGFVVKEEYEDFIATNGHSMANKESENTNFAFLVRIELTEPMENTTKYARSIAKLATTIGGGKPVLQRMGDLRRGRRSTKERLARNLVINTLKDVTPGDISMALPHRIVMDIIEGLETLNEIIPGVASDSTLLYAPEVKFYAMHLDVDRHMETSIKNLFAAGDGAGLSRDIVNAAATGIMAAEGIMKKAGKGQDIQEEENRF is encoded by the coding sequence ATGAGTAACGAAGGTCGGGCTGTTGAGAAAGAAAAGATAAAATCTGCATATGATGTCGTGATTATAGGAGCAGGACCTGCAGGGATGTTTGCGGCTTACGAACTTGCAGCCGGAAAGATGGAAATTCTTGTTATTGATATGGGCAGGGACATTGATAAGCGCTCCTGCCCTATGAAAGCCCTTAGCTACTGCAAGCACTGTGCCCCGTGCGAGATAATGTGCGGGGTTGGAGGCTGCGGGACATTTTCTGACGGGACACTTAACCTTCGGCCTGACATAGGAGGTGACCTGGCAGCCCTTACCGGAGACCAGACTGAAGCCTGGGAGCTGGTTGACAGGGTCGATAAGGTTTTCCTTAAATTCGGTGCACCCCAGACTGCCCTTCTTACAGAAGGCCCGGAAGTAGAGGAATTAAAACGCAGGGCTGCTTCTGTCGGAGCCCGGTTTATAGAGATCAAACAGAGGCATATAGGCTCGGACAATGCACCTGCACTCATCGGGCGCTTCAAACAGGATCTTGTTGATAAAGGAGTGGATTTCCTGATTGAAACCGAAGTCCATGACCTTTTGATAGAAGGAAAGGAATGCAAAGGAGTTATACTCTCAGGCGGGAGGGTTATCCGCGCAAACTATGTGCTCCTGTCTCCAGGAAGAAGGGGCTGCAACTGGGTTTCGGAAATGATAGAAAAACATGACCTGAAAGCCCGTTACGGCGGAATTGACATAGGGGTCAGAGTCGAAGTCCCTGCTATTATTATGGACCCTGTTACTAAAATCAACCGTGACCCTAAATTCCATATCCAGAGCCGCCGATATGACGACTTTGTAAGGACATTCTGCACCAACAGGCGCGGTTTTGTCGTGAAAGAAGAATACGAGGACTTTATTGCAACAAACGGGCATTCCATGGCAAATAAGGAGTCAGAAAATACCAACTTTGCATTCCTTGTCCGTATAGAACTTACAGAACCCATGGAAAACACTACAAAATACGCCCGCTCAATTGCGAAACTCGCGACAACGATCGGAGGAGGAAAACCAGTCCTGCAGCGCATGGGAGACCTGAGGCGCGGACGGCGGTCAACAAAAGAGCGCCTTGCCAGAAACCTGGTCATAAATACATTAAAAGACGTGACACCTGGCGATATCTCAATGGCTCTTCCTCACAGGATAGTCATGGACATAATTGAAGGCCTTGAGACCTTAAACGAGATTATCCCCGGCGTTGCTTCGGACTCGACCCTGCTTTACGCTCCTGAAGTCAAGTTCTATGCCATGCACCTGGACGTGGACCGCCATATGGAAACCAGCATCAAAAACCTCTTTGCAGCAGGAGACGGTGCAGGCCTCTCAAGGGATATAGTAAATGCCGCTGCAACCGGAATTATGGCTGCAGAAGGGATTATGAAAAAAGCCGGAAAGGGTCAGGATATCCAGGAAGAAGAAAACAGATTTTGA
- a CDS encoding DUF2207 domain-containing protein, translated as MRFSKGSAEPVREVNTNSAVLKIAITTVILLVFLCLVPSASARDYALEEAGTNITIDSRGLVHVEESISYAFDGDYSEVFRILEVPSGESIQNITGHCSDEACRFRVEETSRGYELIGELPSPTPQKVTFFISYDHYGAVKVHSDISEFHYKLWGEEWEKPLGNLRGNITLPVESENELQYWIHPTGYTRNIDVEKNVVNLRTKEIPSYQWYEIRVVFPRIESPDSSFVKIDDAEGLEEILAIENEYQQKGSILKGLYGLIILSTLIALALPLFIYLRYGREPEIGYEAIYEREPPTASRPAVVNAIMRGKIGTPTMDGFTATVMNLANLGYISLRTVKSEERRALSLFKSEDEDILIEIASPVSYSGARGDLPKLEDFEKDVLNLLKKHSSGNKISWARLKKELGKGTGFYEFITAWNKKVEKHVVIEKLFRSTGNKYMVIFSIAILIVAIAYFIILSNYFPSDAFPLASSANLLVAFITVFSVIMIIFSSAFEKVLGRWTPEGRLYYKKWANFKKYLTDFSALKEHPPESIELWDSYLVYATALGVAEEVLKNMSLVVPAEQLKASHFYYVHHSYGQFGSGFGNAYTSSAPSSSGSGGGVGGVGGGSGGGGGGAR; from the coding sequence TTGAGATTTTCGAAAGGCTCTGCTGAACCTGTCAGAGAAGTAAATACTAATTCTGCGGTCTTAAAAATAGCTATAACAACTGTTATTCTGCTTGTCTTTCTCTGTCTGGTGCCTTCAGCCAGTGCTAGAGACTATGCTCTGGAAGAAGCAGGAACGAATATAACTATAGATTCCAGAGGCCTGGTCCATGTTGAAGAATCGATTTCATACGCATTTGACGGAGATTACAGTGAAGTATTTAGAATCCTGGAAGTGCCGTCCGGGGAATCAATCCAGAATATTACAGGACATTGTTCAGATGAGGCTTGCAGGTTCAGAGTAGAAGAGACTTCCAGAGGCTATGAGCTGATAGGCGAACTTCCTTCCCCCACTCCACAAAAAGTGACTTTTTTTATTTCTTATGACCATTACGGCGCAGTCAAGGTCCACAGCGATATTTCGGAATTCCATTATAAGCTCTGGGGTGAAGAATGGGAAAAGCCCCTCGGAAACCTGAGAGGAAACATTACGCTCCCTGTGGAAAGCGAGAATGAGCTTCAGTACTGGATCCATCCGACCGGCTATACCCGGAATATCGATGTGGAAAAAAATGTGGTAAATTTAAGGACAAAAGAAATTCCTTCATATCAATGGTATGAAATCAGGGTTGTTTTTCCAAGGATAGAGTCTCCCGATTCCAGCTTTGTCAAGATAGACGATGCAGAGGGCCTTGAAGAAATTCTTGCTATTGAAAATGAATATCAGCAAAAAGGCTCGATTTTAAAAGGCCTTTACGGGCTGATAATTTTATCCACTCTCATTGCCCTTGCACTGCCACTTTTCATTTATTTGAGGTACGGGAGAGAACCGGAAATTGGTTACGAAGCAATATATGAAAGAGAGCCGCCTACGGCATCCAGACCAGCAGTTGTCAATGCCATTATGCGGGGAAAAATAGGCACCCCCACGATGGACGGGTTTACTGCTACGGTAATGAACCTTGCTAACCTTGGTTACATTTCTCTCAGGACTGTAAAATCTGAAGAACGAAGGGCACTGAGCCTTTTCAAATCCGAGGATGAAGACATTTTAATTGAAATTGCCAGCCCGGTGTCGTATTCAGGAGCTAGGGGAGACCTCCCGAAACTGGAAGACTTCGAGAAAGACGTGCTCAACTTATTGAAAAAACATTCTTCAGGAAACAAAATTTCATGGGCCAGGTTGAAAAAAGAACTTGGAAAAGGAACCGGCTTCTATGAATTTATCACTGCATGGAATAAGAAGGTTGAAAAGCATGTCGTGATTGAGAAACTCTTCCGGTCAACAGGAAATAAATACATGGTTATTTTCAGCATTGCAATTCTGATCGTAGCAATTGCTTATTTTATCATACTATCCAATTATTTCCCTTCAGATGCATTTCCCCTTGCATCCAGTGCCAATTTGCTGGTGGCTTTTATAACAGTCTTTTCAGTAATCATGATAATTTTCTCCAGCGCGTTTGAAAAAGTCCTCGGGCGCTGGACTCCTGAAGGAAGGCTCTATTATAAAAAATGGGCTAACTTCAAAAAATACCTCACAGATTTTTCCGCGCTCAAGGAACATCCCCCGGAATCAATCGAACTCTGGGACTCATATCTTGTTTATGCAACCGCCCTTGGAGTCGCAGAAGAAGTCCTTAAAAATATGTCCTTAGTCGTTCCTGCTGAACAGCTTAAAGCAAGCCACTTTTACTATGTGCACCACAGCTATGGCCAGTTCGGTTCCGGGTTTGGGAATGCTTACACATCATCTGCCCCATCTTCGAGCGGAAGCGGAGGCGGAGTGGGCGGTGTTGGAGGCGGCTCGGGCGGTGGAGGAGGAGGAGCCCGATAA
- a CDS encoding DUF2207 domain-containing protein — protein MRLSNGSFEPARGSNVARGSNVARGSGVNSIALKIFLLLLIVPFLSPQTSARDYTLEEATANITIYPEGAVHVEESVSYTFDGDYNYVYRMIRTSTEESIRNIKGYCSDDACKFRVERISEGYRLIGDLPEHTPENLTFYVSYDHYGAVKVHDDVSEFRRQWGEEWEKPLGNLKVNITFPLKNDSEILYWTHPAGYTQEENLNHNVLNLKTEEIPSSYDYKVRVVFPKIESPDSSSVQIDNEKNLEKILAEEKEYRQKELKLEGLYDITLYFLFFVLVIPVFIYLIYGRELKTGLEEKTGYEGETNSEEKTNSEGKTNPEEKTDHEMETNSEEGAGHEKETGHEDRSDHESKTDYKRKIRLIEIYKRKPDEDFRPAVVNAIMKGRLGIPTIDGFTATFMDLANRGYISLRNSGPEEADSSNISGSEPEDFMIELNHEMCPEIKGKYYEIEGKHPEVRGSKSELKESELIDFEKDILKLLNDHSSERKISWREFRKELEGTEEFYKFIMSWGKKVRKHSEIDRFFQSTGSTYMNLFSRAILASAIVYYIALSGYFPSSEFPGVSKVNTLTALIGIWGFIMTKNSEIFVKVFGRWTSEGKLYYELWGNFREYITDQSALKNCPPESVKIWDSYLVYAASLGVAKQAFRNMSLIVPFEKLEESSFRPISYHYYDHSVHGFENACSSPNQGVDGTERSSKSSSFKERGDGPE, from the coding sequence TTGAGGCTCTCGAATGGTTCTTTTGAACCTGCCAGAGGATCAAATGTCGCCAGAGGATCAAATGTCGCCAGAGGATCAGGTGTCAATTCAATAGCACTGAAAATATTTCTTCTTTTGCTGATTGTTCCTTTTCTGTCACCTCAGACAAGTGCAAGAGATTACACCCTGGAAGAAGCGACAGCGAATATTACTATTTACCCGGAAGGCGCAGTTCACGTTGAAGAATCGGTTTCCTACACTTTTGATGGAGATTACAACTATGTTTACAGAATGATCAGGACATCAACAGAAGAATCCATTCGGAATATTAAGGGTTACTGTTCTGACGATGCATGCAAATTCAGAGTTGAAAGGATTTCTGAAGGATACAGGTTAATAGGCGATCTTCCGGAACATACTCCGGAAAATTTGACCTTTTATGTATCTTATGACCATTACGGAGCGGTCAAAGTCCACGATGACGTTTCCGAATTTCGCAGACAATGGGGCGAAGAATGGGAGAAGCCGCTTGGAAACCTGAAAGTAAACATTACCTTTCCGCTAAAAAACGACAGTGAAATCCTTTACTGGACTCACCCTGCCGGCTATACGCAGGAAGAGAACTTAAATCATAATGTCCTCAATTTAAAGACAGAAGAGATCCCCTCTTCTTACGATTATAAAGTCAGAGTGGTTTTTCCGAAAATAGAATCACCAGATTCCAGCTCTGTCCAGATAGATAACGAGAAAAATCTTGAAAAAATACTGGCTGAGGAAAAAGAATATCGACAGAAAGAGTTGAAGTTAGAAGGGCTTTATGACATAACCCTTTACTTCCTGTTCTTCGTCCTTGTGATTCCTGTCTTTATATACCTGATATACGGGAGAGAACTGAAAACAGGTTTAGAAGAGAAAACAGGTTACGAAGGGGAAACAAACTCTGAGGAGAAAACAAACTCTGAGGGGAAAACAAACCCTGAAGAGAAAACAGATCACGAAATGGAAACAAACTCTGAAGAGGGGGCAGGTCACGAAAAGGAAACAGGTCATGAAGACAGATCAGATCACGAAAGTAAAACAGATTACAAGAGGAAAATACGTTTAATAGAAATATATAAACGAAAGCCAGACGAGGATTTCAGACCTGCCGTTGTCAACGCTATTATGAAAGGGAGACTGGGAATCCCCACAATTGACGGATTTACTGCCACATTCATGGACCTTGCTAATCGTGGTTATATTTCTCTGAGGAATTCAGGACCCGAAGAGGCAGACTCATCAAACATTTCAGGGTCAGAGCCAGAAGACTTCATGATAGAACTCAACCATGAAATGTGTCCCGAAATTAAAGGAAAGTATTATGAAATTGAAGGAAAACATCCCGAAGTTAGAGGAAGCAAATCCGAACTGAAAGAATCCGAGCTGATAGACTTTGAAAAAGATATACTCAAGCTGTTAAATGATCACTCTTCCGAAAGAAAAATCTCCTGGAGAGAATTCAGAAAGGAGCTCGAAGGTACAGAGGAGTTTTATAAGTTTATAATGTCATGGGGGAAAAAAGTTCGGAAACATAGTGAAATTGACAGGTTTTTCCAGTCAACAGGAAGTACATATATGAACCTGTTTTCCCGGGCTATTCTTGCATCTGCGATTGTTTATTATATTGCGCTTTCAGGATATTTTCCTTCAAGCGAGTTTCCGGGAGTGTCAAAGGTTAATACGCTGACCGCTTTGATAGGGATCTGGGGATTTATTATGACAAAAAACTCAGAGATATTTGTAAAGGTATTCGGGCGCTGGACATCTGAAGGGAAGCTCTACTATGAACTCTGGGGCAATTTTAGAGAATATATCACGGACCAGTCTGCTCTCAAAAATTGTCCTCCTGAATCCGTGAAAATATGGGATTCGTATCTGGTGTATGCAGCTTCCCTGGGAGTTGCAAAGCAGGCTTTTAGAAATATGTCCCTTATTGTTCCTTTTGAAAAGCTTGAAGAGAGCAGTTTCCGCCCTATAAGCTACCATTATTATGATCATTCCGTGCACGGATTTGAAAATGCCTGTTCTTCACCCAATCAGGGCGTGGATGGAACAGAAAGAAGCAGTAAGAGCAGCAGTTTTAAGGAGAGGGGCGACGGGCCTGAATAA
- a CDS encoding 50S ribosomal protein L15e has protein sequence MVKSFYGYVRDAWKNPDETYVNELRWERLQVWRKQGSVTRIERPTRIDRARSLGYKAKQGIVVVRVNVRRGGLGHVRPNRGRRTQKMGKNKVSGGMSIQRIAEARADRKYPNLEVLNSYWVGEDGKHKWFEVILVDPHHPVIKSDKNLNWICDASIRGRATRGKTSAGRKGRGMSTRGKGTEKTRPSIRAHKSRGK, from the coding sequence TTGGTAAAATCTTTTTACGGATACGTACGTGATGCATGGAAGAACCCTGATGAGACCTATGTGAACGAACTCCGCTGGGAGCGCTTGCAGGTCTGGAGAAAGCAGGGATCCGTGACCAGAATTGAAAGGCCCACAAGAATCGACAGAGCACGCTCCCTTGGATACAAAGCCAAGCAGGGCATTGTTGTCGTCAGGGTAAATGTACGCCGCGGAGGGCTTGGTCATGTAAGGCCCAACCGTGGAAGAAGGACCCAGAAGATGGGAAAGAACAAGGTATCAGGTGGAATGAGCATCCAGAGGATCGCTGAAGCCCGTGCTGACCGCAAATACCCGAACCTTGAGGTCCTTAACTCCTACTGGGTAGGGGAAGACGGAAAGCACAAGTGGTTCGAAGTCATCCTTGTAGACCCGCACCACCCTGTAATAAAGAGCGACAAGAACCTGAACTGGATCTGTGATGCGTCCATCAGGGGCAGAGCCACCAGGGGTAAGACCAGTGCAGGTCGTAAAGGCCGAGGCATGTCCACACGCGGCAAGGGTACTGAAAAGACCAGGCCGAGCATCCGTGCGCACAAGAGTCGAGGCAAGTGA